The Streptomyces sp. M92 nucleotide sequence GCCCCGGTACGTCGATCTCGGGGACGACGGTGATGTGGCGCTCGGCGGCGTAGGCGACGATCTCCCGGATGTCGTCCTGGGTGTAGTGGCCGCCGTGGGGTTTGTCCTCCCACAAGGGTGACGCGCGGTGACCGAATTTGGTGCGCGAACGCCAGGAGCCGATCTCGGTGAGCCTGGGGTGCCGTTTGATCTCGACCCGCCAGCCCTGATCGTCCGTCAGGTGGAAATGCAGCACGTTGAGTTTGTGGGCCGCCATCAGGTCCAGGTAGCGCAGGACGCCTTCCTTGGGCATGAAGTGCCGGGCGACGTCCAGCATCAGGCCGCGCCAGCGGAAGCGGGGGGCGTCCTCGATCCGGACCGCCGGCAGCCGCCACCGGCGGCCGGGCAGCGGGGCGCGCCGGAAGGCGTCCGGGCCGAGCAGTTGCCGCAGCGTCTGGGCGCCCCAGAAGAGACCGGCCGGGTCACCGCCCGTGAGCCGCACGCCCGTCGGTGCGACGTCGAGGCGGTAGCCCTCGTCGGGCAGTGCGGCGTCGAGGGCCAGCCGTACGGTGGCGCCGCCGCCCGCTCCGGGAGCCAGCGGCAGGCCGGTGGCCGCGCCCAGCGTGGCACGCAGCCAGCGCTCGGTGCGTTCGGCGCCGTCATCGGCCACCAGCCGGGTGTCCGGACGGAGATCGAAGAACGCGCCCTCCTGGGGCGACACTTGCTGTGGCTGGGGAAGCACGTCGGTCACGTCAGTCCTTAACCGCTCCGCCGAGGCCGGAGACGAGTCGTCGTTGCACGAGTACGAAGAAGACCAGCACCGGAATCGTCATCACCGTGGAGGCCGCCATCACTCCGCCCCAGTCGGGATCGTCCGGCTTGTAGAAGACCAGCAGCGCCATCGGCAGCGTCGACTGGGAGGTGTCGCTGATGATGAACGACTTGGCGAACAGGAAGTCGTTCCAGGTCGAGATGAACGAGAAGACGCTGGTGGCCACCAGCCCCGGGAAGACCAGCGGGAAAAGGATCTGCCACAGAAAGCGCGTCCGGCTCGCCCCGTCGATGTAGGCGGCCTCCTCCAAGGCCTCCGGCACGGCCTTCACGAAACCCCGCAGCATCCAGATCGCGAAGGGCAGCGAGAAGGCGATGTGGGGCAGGATCAGCGAACCCAGCGTGTTCAGCTGCCCGAAGTCCCGCATGAGGAAGAACAGCGGGATGGTGAGCGCCTCCACGGGCACCATCTGGGCCACCAGGAACATGATCAGCAGGGTGGTCCGGAAACGGAACCGGAAACGCGTCACCGCGGTCGCCGCGAGGAACGCGATGAGCGCCGAGGCGACCACGACGGTGCCGGCCACGAGCAGACTGTTGAGAAAGTAGCGGCCGAATTCCTGCTGCCCGAAGACCCGCCGGAAGGAATCCAGGGTGGGCGTCAGCGTCCACGGCCGCGGCTCGCTCGACTCGATCTCCCCGGCCGGTTTGAAGGCGCTCAGCACCATCCAGTACAGCGGGAAGGCCACCACGACGGCGATCACCAGCGCCGACGCCTCGGCCGCCAGCCGCCACGGACGGCGCACCCGCGGGCGCGG carries:
- a CDS encoding carbohydrate ABC transporter permease — encoded protein: MNLPLWPPRPRVRRPWRLAAEASALVIAVVVAFPLYWMVLSAFKPAGEIESSEPRPWTLTPTLDSFRRVFGQQEFGRYFLNSLLVAGTVVVASALIAFLAATAVTRFRFRFRTTLLIMFLVAQMVPVEALTIPLFFLMRDFGQLNTLGSLILPHIAFSLPFAIWMLRGFVKAVPEALEEAAYIDGASRTRFLWQILFPLVFPGLVATSVFSFISTWNDFLFAKSFIISDTSQSTLPMALLVFYKPDDPDWGGVMAASTVMTIPVLVFFVLVQRRLVSGLGGAVKD